Proteins from a genomic interval of Rhodococcoides fascians A25f:
- a CDS encoding DUF5302 domain-containing protein — MPESGSEELKKKFREVLEQKNSKAHNSVEHKDGGPKVNSTHGPADHQKMFRRKSV, encoded by the coding sequence ATGCCCGAATCCGGCAGTGAAGAATTGAAGAAGAAGTTCCGCGAGGTTCTGGAGCAGAAGAACAGCAAGGCCCACAATTCCGTCGAGCACAAAGACGGTGGACCGAAGGTCAACAGCACCCACGGACCGGCCGACCATCAGAAGATGTTCCGTCGCAAGAGCGTGTGA
- the leuC gene encoding 3-isopropylmalate dehydratase large subunit: MSDTPKTLAEKVWDQHVVVRGGGEGGAREPDLIYIDLHLVHEVTSPQAFDGLRLAGRGLRRPDLTIATEDHNVPTADIFAPIADLVSRTQVDTLRRNCQEFGVRLYPMGDLDQGIVHIIGPQLGLTQPGMTVVCGDSHTSTHGAFGSIAMGIGTSEVEHVMATQTLSLRPFKTMAITVDGELAPGVTSKDLILAVIAKIGTGGGQGYVLEYRGEAIRKLSMEARMTICNMSIEAGARAGMIAPDEITYEYLKGRPHAPQGADWDAAVASWNQLATDPDAVFDNEVHIDADTLTPFVTWGTNPGQGAPLGSTVPDPESMTDEGERSSAQKALQYMGLEAGTPIREIAVDTVFVGSCTNGRIEDLRAVASVLEGHRVAEGVRMLVVPGSMRVRAQAEEEGLGDIFTAAGAEWRQAGCSMCLGMNPDQLVAGERSASTSNRNFEGRQGKGGRTHLVSPLVAAATAIRGTLSSPADLA, translated from the coding sequence ATGTCCGATACACCGAAGACTTTGGCGGAGAAGGTATGGGACCAGCACGTGGTGGTCCGAGGCGGAGGAGAAGGCGGCGCTCGTGAGCCCGATCTGATCTACATCGATCTTCACCTCGTGCACGAGGTGACCAGTCCGCAGGCGTTCGACGGTCTACGGTTGGCCGGCCGCGGGCTTCGCCGCCCCGATCTGACGATCGCGACCGAGGACCACAATGTCCCCACGGCCGACATCTTCGCCCCCATCGCAGATCTCGTCTCGCGTACCCAGGTGGACACCCTTCGCCGAAACTGCCAGGAATTCGGAGTGCGGCTGTACCCGATGGGCGATCTCGATCAGGGCATCGTGCACATCATCGGACCTCAGCTGGGTCTTACCCAGCCCGGTATGACCGTCGTGTGCGGGGACAGTCACACGTCGACGCACGGGGCCTTCGGCTCGATCGCCATGGGCATCGGTACCAGCGAGGTCGAGCACGTGATGGCCACGCAGACTCTCTCTCTGCGCCCGTTCAAGACGATGGCGATCACCGTCGACGGTGAACTGGCACCCGGCGTGACGAGCAAGGACCTGATTCTTGCTGTCATTGCCAAGATCGGTACCGGTGGCGGGCAGGGTTACGTCCTCGAGTACCGCGGTGAGGCCATCCGCAAGCTGTCGATGGAAGCGCGAATGACCATCTGCAACATGTCGATCGAGGCCGGTGCGAGGGCAGGCATGATCGCACCCGACGAGATCACCTACGAATACCTGAAGGGTCGCCCGCACGCACCGCAGGGAGCCGACTGGGACGCAGCAGTGGCGTCGTGGAACCAGCTTGCGACGGATCCGGATGCAGTGTTCGACAACGAGGTCCACATCGATGCCGATACGTTGACGCCGTTCGTCACGTGGGGCACGAATCCGGGTCAGGGTGCGCCGCTGGGAAGTACGGTGCCCGATCCGGAGTCGATGACCGACGAGGGCGAGCGGTCGTCGGCGCAGAAGGCCCTGCAGTACATGGGTCTCGAAGCCGGCACGCCGATCCGTGAGATCGCCGTCGACACCGTGTTCGTCGGTTCCTGCACCAATGGCCGGATCGAGGATCTGCGTGCCGTTGCGTCGGTTCTGGAGGGACACCGAGTTGCCGAGGGCGTGCGAATGTTGGTGGTACCCGGCTCGATGCGGGTACGAGCGCAGGCGGAGGAGGAAGGCCTCGGCGACATTTTCACTGCCGCAGGGGCCGAATGGCGCCAGGCTGGATGTTCCATGTGTCTCGGGATGAACCCGGACCAACTGGTGGCGGGTGAGCGATCGGCGTCGACCTCGAACCGCAATTTCGAGGGCAGGCAGGGCAAAGGTGGTCGTACTCATCTCGTCTCGCCTCTGGTTGCTGCTGCTACCGCAATCCGCGGAACCCTGTCCTCTCCGGCGGATCTCGCGTAG
- a CDS encoding NAD(P)H-dependent glycerol-3-phosphate dehydrogenase, whose translation MSRAAVMGSGSWGTAFAKVLADAGTDVTMWARRDELAASITDDHENKDYLPGIELPLSIHASSDPARALDGADIVVLAVPSQSLRANLGEWTDSIPPHATLLSLAKGIETGTLMRMSQVIAQVTGADPSRVACLSGPNLARPIAEGQPAATVIACSDSQRALEIQKSCATGYFRPYTNSDVIGAEIGGACKNVIALACGMASGVGYGENTLASIMTRGLAEIIRLGVALGAKPSTLSGLAGVGDLVATCSSPLSRNRTFGERLGSGGSLESAQEAAHGQVAEGVKSCTSVRALAESYDVEMPLTDAVHRVCHGGMSVPDAVGHLLGRRIKPE comes from the coding sequence ATGAGCAGAGCAGCGGTGATGGGTTCGGGGTCGTGGGGAACGGCTTTCGCCAAAGTACTGGCCGATGCCGGGACCGACGTCACGATGTGGGCCCGCCGTGACGAGCTCGCTGCATCCATCACCGACGACCACGAGAACAAGGACTACCTTCCGGGTATCGAGCTGCCCTTGTCGATTCACGCATCGAGTGATCCCGCTCGTGCTCTCGACGGAGCCGACATCGTGGTGTTGGCCGTGCCGTCACAGAGTCTGCGGGCCAACCTGGGGGAGTGGACCGACTCGATCCCGCCGCACGCGACACTGCTGTCGTTGGCCAAGGGAATCGAGACCGGCACGCTCATGCGCATGAGCCAGGTGATCGCTCAGGTCACCGGAGCAGATCCGAGTCGGGTGGCGTGTCTGTCCGGGCCCAACCTTGCGCGCCCGATCGCCGAGGGACAGCCTGCCGCGACCGTCATCGCATGCTCGGACTCCCAGCGCGCCCTGGAGATCCAGAAGTCCTGCGCCACCGGTTATTTCCGGCCGTACACGAACTCCGATGTCATCGGTGCCGAGATCGGTGGAGCCTGCAAGAACGTCATCGCCCTCGCGTGCGGGATGGCCAGTGGCGTCGGATACGGAGAGAACACTCTCGCATCGATCATGACCAGGGGTTTGGCCGAGATCATCCGACTCGGCGTAGCACTCGGTGCCAAGCCGTCGACGTTGTCCGGTCTGGCCGGCGTAGGCGACCTCGTCGCCACGTGTTCCTCGCCCCTCTCGCGCAACCGCACGTTCGGTGAGCGCCTCGGTTCGGGTGGTTCTCTCGAAAGCGCGCAGGAAGCAGCGCACGGACAGGTTGCCGAGGGCGTGAAGTCCTGCACGTCGGTGCGTGCGCTCGCCGAGAGCTACGACGTGGAGATGCCGCTGACCGATGCGGTGCACCGGGTGTGTCACGGGGGCATGTCCGTTCCGGACGCGGTCGGTCACCTGTTGGGACGACGTATCAAGCCCGAGTGA
- the cofC gene encoding 2-phospho-L-lactate guanylyltransferase, protein MGAHRFDDGDRVAASSDPARRVVAVLIAVKDLAAAKSRLAADFSGSERTSLVLAMLSDTVAAADAVSVVDSVTVVTPDPLVAETARRIGARVFDEPVGDPAQPPDARLNHAFASAAAVLRRAEVVGRRRGHDDDARIDIIALQADLPAMRPAELAQAYSVAPRGGRSLVVDHHGTGTAALILKDSPGELAPLFGVDSARRHAESGAQKLDGIWPGLRLDVDTAVDVRSAHRLGVGPATAAVLRSLGWSDDASATTA, encoded by the coding sequence ATGGGTGCACACCGATTCGACGACGGCGACCGAGTGGCCGCGTCGTCCGACCCTGCCCGCCGTGTTGTCGCGGTCCTCATCGCGGTGAAGGATCTTGCGGCGGCGAAGTCGCGGTTGGCGGCCGACTTCTCGGGTTCCGAGCGCACCAGTTTGGTGCTCGCGATGCTCAGCGACACCGTGGCCGCCGCAGACGCCGTATCGGTGGTGGATTCGGTCACGGTGGTCACCCCGGATCCCCTCGTCGCCGAGACCGCCCGCAGAATCGGCGCGCGAGTGTTCGACGAGCCGGTCGGCGATCCCGCACAGCCACCGGACGCACGTCTCAATCACGCGTTCGCGTCCGCGGCGGCCGTGTTGCGACGCGCAGAGGTCGTCGGCCGGCGACGAGGGCACGACGACGACGCCCGGATCGACATCATCGCGCTGCAAGCCGACCTACCGGCCATGCGTCCCGCCGAACTCGCTCAGGCATACTCTGTTGCGCCTCGCGGAGGCCGATCACTGGTGGTCGATCACCACGGCACCGGTACCGCCGCATTGATACTCAAGGACTCACCCGGCGAGCTCGCACCACTGTTCGGAGTTGATTCCGCACGCCGCCACGCGGAGTCCGGCGCACAGAAGCTCGACGGCATCTGGCCGGGTCTGCGGCTCGACGTCGACACTGCGGTGGACGTCCGCAGTGCACACCGGCTCGGGGTCGGGCCGGCAACGGCTGCCGTCCTGCGCTCGCTCGGTTGGAGTGACGACGCATCGGCGACAACTGCGTGA
- the leuD gene encoding 3-isopropylmalate dehydratase small subunit, giving the protein MEAFTRHTGIGVPLRRSNVDTDQIIPAVYLKRVTRTGFEDGLFAAWRSDPNFILNLEPYNRGSVLVAGPDFGTGSSREHAVWALSDFGFRVVIASRFADIFRGNSGKAGLLAAEVEQSDVELLWKALEEQPGLEIIVDLVDKTVTAGTLVVRFAIDDYTRWRLLEGLDDIGLTLRQVEAITEYEKSRPSYKPLTLPARIETPTES; this is encoded by the coding sequence ATGGAAGCTTTCACCCGGCACACCGGTATCGGAGTTCCGCTTCGGCGGTCCAACGTCGACACCGATCAGATAATCCCCGCGGTCTACCTCAAGCGGGTGACGCGCACCGGATTCGAGGACGGGTTGTTCGCCGCGTGGCGCTCGGATCCGAACTTCATCCTGAATCTCGAGCCGTACAACCGTGGCTCGGTACTCGTAGCCGGGCCCGATTTCGGTACGGGATCGTCACGCGAACATGCCGTCTGGGCGCTGTCGGACTTCGGTTTCAGGGTTGTGATCGCGTCCCGATTCGCCGATATCTTCCGTGGAAACTCGGGCAAAGCCGGGCTGCTGGCGGCCGAAGTGGAACAGTCGGACGTCGAATTGCTGTGGAAAGCCTTAGAAGAACAGCCCGGTCTGGAAATAATTGTCGACCTCGTCGACAAGACCGTAACGGCTGGAACTTTGGTGGTGCGCTTCGCGATTGACGACTACACCCGGTGGCGTCTGCTGGAAGGTCTGGACGACATCGGATTGACATTACGCCAGGTAGAGGCCATTACGGAGTATGAAAAGTCAAGGCCTTCATACAAACCCCTGACGCTCCCAGCGCGGATCGAGACCCCGACCGAAAGCTGA
- a CDS encoding IclR family transcriptional regulator — protein MRQHSLAGLVDKSSGIGVLDKAMAVLHAVAEKPCNLGDLCARTALPRATAHRLAVGLETHRLLVRDADGLWHTGPGLGELAASASDALLDAAASVLPRLREITGESVQIYRREGTVRVCVASMEPPTGLRDTVLVGARLPMTAGSGAKVLLAWADSHTQRTVLPDAEFGERVLIEVRRRGWAQSAGEREPGVASVAAPVRDGNDTVVAAISVSGPIDRIGRKPGARWAADLLAAADALHKRL, from the coding sequence ATGAGACAGCATAGCCTGGCCGGCCTCGTCGACAAATCGAGTGGCATCGGTGTACTCGACAAGGCAATGGCGGTGCTGCACGCAGTGGCCGAGAAGCCCTGCAATCTCGGCGATCTGTGCGCTCGCACCGCCCTCCCCCGCGCCACCGCTCACCGACTCGCGGTCGGCCTGGAGACCCACCGACTGCTCGTTCGAGATGCCGACGGCCTGTGGCACACCGGGCCGGGCCTGGGAGAACTCGCAGCGAGCGCGTCCGACGCATTGCTCGACGCCGCCGCCTCCGTGCTCCCACGCCTGCGCGAAATCACCGGTGAAAGTGTGCAGATCTATCGGCGGGAAGGAACGGTACGTGTCTGCGTGGCGTCCATGGAGCCCCCGACAGGCCTTCGAGACACAGTGCTCGTCGGCGCGCGACTGCCGATGACAGCCGGTTCCGGTGCCAAAGTTCTACTGGCATGGGCAGACTCGCACACTCAAAGAACCGTTCTGCCCGATGCAGAATTCGGCGAGCGCGTCCTCATCGAGGTACGACGCCGCGGCTGGGCGCAGAGCGCGGGCGAGCGCGAACCAGGCGTCGCCAGCGTGGCGGCGCCGGTTCGCGACGGCAACGACACTGTGGTGGCGGCGATCTCGGTATCGGGACCCATCGATCGAATCGGACGCAAGCCCGGTGCGCGCTGGGCCGCGGATCTTCTCGCAGCAGCCGACGCGCTGCACAAGCGTCTGTGA
- a CDS encoding RNA degradosome polyphosphate kinase yields the protein MPSIPSALPAATPQSVDITTVLPENRYLNRELSWLDFNSRVLALAEDSSLPLLERAKFLAIYASNLDEFYMVRVAGLKRRDETGLSVRSADGMTPREQLAVIGQRTQELALKHARVLLDSILPELTAEGIAIIRWSDLDSDERARLSEYFTEQVFPVLTPLAVDPAHPFPYISGLSLNLAVTVKDYSTTGEHFARVKVPDNVDRFVRVKRGEGSHRIDAFLSMEELISAHLDVLFPGMQVVESHAFRITRNADFEVEEDRDEDLLQALERELARRRFGSPVRLEIADDMTEHMLELLLRELDVDPGDVIQVPGLLDLSCLWQVYSVDRPNLKDAPFVPATHPAFGERETPKSVFSTLRDGDVLVHHPYDSFSTSVQRFIEQAAADPQVLAIKQTLYRTSGDSPIVNALVDAAGAGKQVVALVEIKARFDEQANIEWARKLEKAGVHVVYGLVGLKTHCKTCLVVRREGSVIRRYCHIGTGNYNPKTARIYEDVGLFTSSPEIGADLTDLFNSLTGYSRKSKYRNLLVAPYGVRRGIVERIEAEVEHLKQGRAAGIRLKANALVDEQVIDALYRASIAGVPVKVVVRGICALKPGVPGLSENIEVRSILGRFLEHSRVLHFQGADEFWIGSADMMHRNLDRRVEVMAQVKDTRLANQLSEIFDSALDPTTRCWELGPDGGWVASPAQGETVREHQVELMRSRRNQAS from the coding sequence ATGCCGAGCATCCCCTCCGCGCTACCGGCCGCCACACCGCAGTCGGTGGACATCACCACCGTGCTCCCCGAAAATCGCTATCTCAATCGGGAATTGAGCTGGCTCGACTTCAATTCACGTGTTCTCGCTCTGGCGGAGGACTCGTCGCTCCCCCTGCTGGAACGGGCAAAGTTTCTCGCGATCTACGCGTCGAACCTCGACGAGTTCTACATGGTTCGAGTGGCCGGTCTCAAACGTCGTGACGAAACCGGTCTTTCGGTTCGATCCGCCGACGGTATGACTCCGCGTGAACAGCTCGCGGTGATCGGCCAGCGCACCCAGGAGCTGGCGCTCAAACATGCGCGAGTACTGCTGGATTCGATTCTGCCGGAGCTCACCGCCGAAGGCATCGCGATCATCCGGTGGTCGGATCTGGACAGCGACGAACGTGCCCGGCTCTCGGAGTACTTCACCGAACAGGTCTTTCCAGTACTCACACCACTGGCCGTCGACCCCGCTCACCCGTTCCCCTACATCAGCGGCTTGAGCCTCAATCTCGCTGTGACGGTGAAGGATTACTCCACAACCGGTGAGCATTTCGCTCGCGTGAAGGTCCCCGACAACGTCGATCGCTTCGTGCGGGTCAAGCGCGGCGAAGGCTCGCACCGCATCGACGCGTTTCTGTCGATGGAAGAGTTGATCTCGGCGCACCTCGACGTACTCTTCCCCGGCATGCAGGTCGTCGAGTCTCACGCGTTCCGCATCACGCGCAACGCCGATTTCGAGGTCGAGGAAGACCGCGACGAGGATCTGCTGCAGGCGCTCGAGCGCGAGCTGGCCCGTAGGCGTTTCGGCTCACCGGTCCGCCTCGAGATCGCCGACGACATGACCGAGCACATGCTCGAATTGCTGCTGCGTGAACTCGATGTCGACCCCGGCGACGTCATCCAGGTACCCGGACTGCTCGATCTTTCGTGCCTGTGGCAGGTCTACAGCGTCGACCGTCCCAATCTGAAGGACGCACCCTTCGTTCCGGCGACCCACCCGGCGTTCGGCGAGCGCGAGACCCCCAAGAGCGTCTTCTCGACGCTGCGCGACGGCGATGTCCTGGTGCATCATCCGTACGATTCGTTCTCCACCAGCGTCCAACGCTTCATCGAGCAAGCAGCGGCCGACCCGCAGGTGCTCGCCATCAAGCAGACGTTGTATCGCACGTCGGGAGATTCCCCGATCGTCAATGCGCTCGTCGATGCAGCCGGTGCGGGCAAACAGGTGGTTGCACTGGTCGAGATCAAGGCACGTTTCGACGAGCAGGCCAACATCGAATGGGCGCGCAAGCTGGAAAAGGCAGGCGTGCACGTGGTGTACGGCCTCGTCGGCCTCAAGACGCACTGCAAGACCTGTCTCGTGGTGCGCCGAGAGGGGTCGGTCATTCGCCGGTACTGCCACATCGGAACCGGCAACTACAACCCCAAGACAGCGCGCATCTACGAGGACGTCGGTTTGTTCACGTCGTCCCCGGAGATCGGTGCCGACCTCACCGATCTGTTCAACTCGCTCACCGGCTACTCACGAAAGTCCAAGTACCGCAACCTACTCGTGGCACCGTACGGAGTGCGCCGCGGCATCGTCGAACGCATCGAGGCCGAGGTCGAACACCTCAAGCAGGGACGTGCGGCGGGGATTCGTCTCAAGGCGAACGCGTTGGTCGACGAGCAGGTCATCGATGCGCTCTACCGCGCGTCCATCGCAGGCGTTCCGGTCAAGGTGGTCGTTCGCGGTATCTGCGCGCTCAAGCCGGGAGTTCCAGGACTGTCGGAGAACATCGAGGTTCGCTCCATCCTGGGCAGGTTCCTCGAACACTCGCGAGTTCTGCATTTTCAGGGTGCCGACGAGTTCTGGATCGGCAGTGCGGACATGATGCACCGCAACCTCGATCGCCGAGTCGAGGTGATGGCTCAGGTGAAGGACACACGACTGGCGAACCAGCTGAGCGAGATCTTCGACTCCGCACTCGATCCCACCACGCGCTGCTGGGAGTTGGGACCGGACGGCGGCTGGGTCGCGTCACCGGCGCAGGGTGAGACAGTCCGTGAGCATCAGGTGGAGTTGATGCGTAGCCGGAGGAATCAGGCGTCCTGA
- a CDS encoding NUDIX hydrolase — protein MGTSDGSPRANIFAAGSVLWRRSPRSDGAVEIALVHRQKYDDWSFPKGKLDPGETAVDAAVREVKEETGFDSRLGRSLSYVTYPIPGHRRMKKVLYWAAEATGGEFVPNEEVDEVRWIAPADIGRELSYPMDHKILRRFVAKPADTSTVLLVRHGSAGSRSRYKGNDVDRPLDKTGRRQAESLVSLLRAFGADAVYAADRARCVQTVAPFAESLGAEITPEHLLSEEGYADDPRKGRHRARDIAELPGTPVVCSQGKVIPDLMRWWAEKDGITLPANRNRKGSVWVLSRHDGRLVAADHIASPLPTLVSGD, from the coding sequence ATGGGAACCTCCGATGGCTCCCCTCGCGCCAACATCTTTGCGGCCGGTTCTGTTCTGTGGCGACGATCTCCGCGCAGCGACGGTGCCGTCGAGATCGCGTTGGTACACAGGCAGAAGTACGACGACTGGTCGTTCCCCAAGGGAAAGCTCGATCCCGGTGAGACCGCTGTCGATGCGGCAGTCCGAGAAGTCAAGGAAGAGACCGGATTCGACTCGCGACTGGGGCGGTCACTGTCCTACGTCACATACCCGATCCCGGGCCACCGTCGGATGAAGAAGGTCCTCTACTGGGCGGCGGAGGCAACCGGCGGTGAGTTCGTCCCCAACGAAGAGGTGGACGAGGTGCGCTGGATAGCACCCGCGGACATCGGCCGCGAACTCTCGTATCCCATGGACCACAAGATTCTTCGCCGGTTCGTGGCCAAACCTGCCGACACCTCGACGGTCCTGTTGGTCCGTCACGGCAGCGCTGGCTCGCGATCGCGGTACAAGGGCAACGACGTCGATCGCCCGCTCGACAAGACCGGACGACGTCAGGCCGAGTCACTGGTCTCGCTGCTTCGGGCATTCGGGGCCGACGCGGTGTACGCGGCCGACCGTGCCCGGTGTGTTCAGACGGTCGCTCCGTTCGCAGAGTCGTTGGGTGCGGAGATCACCCCGGAGCACCTGCTGTCCGAGGAGGGGTATGCCGATGACCCCCGCAAGGGGCGTCATCGCGCTCGCGACATAGCCGAACTGCCCGGCACGCCCGTTGTCTGCAGCCAGGGCAAGGTGATCCCCGACCTGATGCGCTGGTGGGCCGAGAAGGACGGAATCACGTTGCCTGCCAACAGGAATCGAAAAGGCAGCGTGTGGGTGCTCTCGCGTCACGACGGCAGGCTCGTTGCGGCCGACCACATTGCCAGCCCCCTACCCACCCTCGTCTCCGGAGACTAG
- a CDS encoding HU family DNA-binding protein, translating to MNKAELIDALTEKLGSDRRSATEAVENIVDTIVRAVHRGESVTITGFGVFEQRRRAARVARNPRTGETVRVKPTNVPAFRPGAQFKAVIAGGQKLPATGPAVKRGSAAAPAKKTAAAKKTAAKKAAVKTTARKATTAAAKKAAPAKTAAKKAAPAKTAAKKAAPAKTTARKTVAKKAPAKTTARKAATTAAPAKKAPAKTAAKKTVAKKAPAKKAPAKKAPAKRAAKK from the coding sequence ATGAACAAGGCAGAGCTGATCGACGCCCTGACCGAGAAGTTGGGGTCTGACAGGCGGAGCGCCACAGAGGCTGTCGAGAACATCGTCGACACCATCGTGCGTGCAGTGCACCGCGGCGAGAGTGTCACGATCACAGGCTTCGGCGTGTTCGAGCAGCGTCGTCGCGCAGCGCGTGTCGCGCGCAACCCCCGCACCGGCGAGACCGTTCGCGTCAAGCCGACCAACGTTCCGGCGTTCCGTCCGGGTGCGCAGTTCAAGGCAGTCATCGCAGGCGGACAGAAGTTGCCCGCCACCGGACCCGCCGTCAAGCGCGGTTCCGCAGCGGCTCCGGCCAAGAAGACTGCGGCGGCAAAGAAGACGGCTGCGAAGAAGGCAGCCGTGAAGACGACCGCCCGCAAGGCAACCACCGCTGCAGCCAAGAAGGCAGCTCCCGCGAAGACCGCCGCCAAGAAGGCAGCTCCCGCGAAGACTGCAGCCAAGAAGGCAGCTCCCGCGAAGACCACCGCACGTAAGACAGTTGCAAAGAAGGCTCCGGCCAAGACAACTGCTCGCAAGGCTGCAACGACGGCCGCACCCGCCAAGAAGGCTCCGGCCAAGACGGCAGCCAAGAAGACCGTAGCCAAGAAGGCTCCGGCCAAGAAGGCTCCGGCCAAGAAGGCCCCCGCGAAGCGCGCAGCGAAGAAGTAG